In one window of Miscanthus floridulus cultivar M001 chromosome 12, ASM1932011v1, whole genome shotgun sequence DNA:
- the LOC136496216 gene encoding chitinase CLP-like, translated as MAAVVAALLLLLSPLIMQSAVARSKPLPVVARVIQDRSTGLYLISVRNYDPNPLVLDLTGPLLWWPCMGQEEKEHAIPYSSGTCRVANRNHLPNCPYIDGGRPGSPEPSCNCTTYPYNPVNSKCGSGGLTWEWLSANATDGRRPLYPVSFHAVALCTPDELPSSSFPNLFQAQGPCSPRGNLYSGVAGLSRLPLSLPSQVAAGLKVSSKFALCLPHMAIFGGGPVHIPGSADDVETVTYHLSRTRLLWNPRNNAYYMDVAGIAVNSARVALPDGALALSSQGQSGVALRSVTSYTALRPNIYRAVLAAFDAATAGLPRVSQVPKPLERCFNLTVMNQMGTWTGSLPVAVDLMLANKKNWTFTSLSAMHEVVLQTLCFAFVEMGAGAAAAYAVPDSPAVVVGGHHMENNLLEFNLKMGVLHGVCGREGGWRKA; from the coding sequence ATGGCGGCCGTCGTGGCAGCTCTGCTGCTGCTCCTATCGCCGCTCATCATGCAGAGCGCAGTTGCGAGGTCTAAGCCCCTGCCCGTCGTCGCACGCGTCATCCAGGACCGCTCCACCGGCCTATACCTCATCAGCGTCAGGAACTATGACCCAAACCCGCTCGTCCTCGACCTCACCGGCCCGCTCCTGTGGTGGCCGTGCATGGGGCAAGAAGAGAAAGAACACGCCATCCCCTACAGCTCTGGCACGTGCCGCGTCGCCAACAGGAACCACCTGCCCAACTGCCCCTACATCGACGGCGGCAGGCCGGGGTCCCCGGAGCCCAGCTGCAACTGCACAACCTACCCCTACAACCCCGTCAACAGCAAGTGCGGCAGCGGTGGGCTCACCTGGGAGTGGCTGTCGGCGAACGCCACGGACGGGCGGCGCCCGCTGTACCCGGTGTCGTTCCACGCCGTGGCGTTGTGCACGCCAGATGAGCTCCCCTCCTCGTCGTTCCCCAACCTCTTCCAGGCGCAGGGGCCGTGCAGCCCGAGGGGAAACCTGTATTCCGGCGTGGCGGGGCTGTCGCGGTTGCCGCTCTCGCTGCCGTCACAGGTCGCGGCGGGGCTCAAGGTGTCCAGCAAGTTCGCGCTCTGCCTCCCGCACATGGCCATCTTCGGCGGCGGGCCCGTCCACATCCCGGGCTCGGCCGACGACGTCGAGACGGTGACCTACCACCTGAGCCGCACCCGCCTCCTCTGGAACCCGAGGAACAACGCCTACTACATGGACGTCGCGGGCATTGCCGTGAACAGCGCGCGTGTGGCCTTACCGGATGGCGCCCTCGCCCTCTCCAGCCAGGGCCAGAGCGGCGTCGCGCTGAGATCGGTGACGTCCTACACGGCGCTGCGCCCGAACATCTACCGCGCGGTGCTCGCGGCGTTCGACGCGGCCACGGCCGGCCTCCCGCGCGTTTCTCAGGTGCCCAAGCCGCTGGAGCGCTGCTTCAACCTGACCGTGATGAACCAGATGGGGACGTGGACCGGCTCCCTACCCGTGGCCGTCGACCTGATGCTGGCCAACAAGAAGAACTGGACGTTCACCAGCCTGAGCGCGATGCATGAGGTCGTCCTGCAGACGTTGTGCTTCGCCTTCGTGGAGATGGGGGCGGGGGCCGCGGCGGCGTACGCGGTGCCAGACTCTCCGGCGGTGGTCGTCGGAGGCCACCACATGGAGAACAACCTGCTGGAGTTCAACCTCAAGATGGGGGTGCTGCACGGGGTCTGTGGCCGAGAGGGAGGTTGGAGAAAGGCCTGA